From a single Silene latifolia isolate original U9 population chromosome 6, ASM4854445v1, whole genome shotgun sequence genomic region:
- the LOC141587299 gene encoding hydroxymethylglutaryl-CoA synthase-like, with the protein MASSAKNVGILAMEIYFPPTCVQQEALEVHDGASKGKYTIGLGQDCMAFCTDVEDIISMSMTAVTSLLEKYKVDPKQIGRLEVGSETVLDKSKSIKTFLMQTFEEHGNTDIEGVDSTNACYGGTAALFNCVNWVESNSWDGRYGLVVCTDSAVYAEGAARPTGGAAAIAMLVGPDAPIVFESKFRGSHMAHVYDFYKPDLASEYPVVDGKLSQTCYLMAVDSCYKHLCSKYEKFEGKQFSMNDADYVVFHSPYNKLVQKSFARLMYNDFLRNASSISEDAKEKLAPFSNLSIDESYQSRDLEKVSQQIAKPLYEEKVQPTTLVPKQIGNTYTASIYSAFASLIHNKNSKLAGKRVIMFSYGSGLSATMLSLRLNEGQEPFSLSNIAAVMNVADKLKSRHEFAPEKFVDTLKLMEHRYGAKDFVTSKDTSLLAPGTYYLTEVDSKYRRFYAKKPANNAIPTQNGSVANGH; encoded by the exons atgGCATCTTCAGCGAAGAATGTGGGAATTCTTGCCATGGAAATATACTTTCCTCCTACTTGTGTTCAACAG GAAGCATTGGAGGTTCATGATGGTGCAAGTAAAGGAAAATACACCATTGGACTTGGACAAGATTGCATGGCTTTTTGTACAGATGTAGAAGACATAATCTCCATGAG TATGACAGCCGTGACTTCTCTCCTTGAGAAATATAAGGTTGATCCTAAACAAATCGGTCGGTTGGAAGTGGGCAGTGAGACCGTCTTGGACAAGAGCAAATCTATCAAAACTTTCTTGATGCAGACATTTGAG GAGCATGGAAATACAGATATTGAAGGTGTTGACTCAACCAATGCATGTTATGGTGGAACTGCTGCATTATTCAACTGTGTAAACTGGGTTGAGAGCAATTCATGGGACGGGCGTTATGGCCTTGTTGTATGCACAGATAGTGCG GTCTATGCCGAGGGAGCAGCTAGACCCACAGGAGGGGCAGCTGCAATCGCGATGCTCGTGGGCCCGGATGCTCCTATTGTGTTTGAAAGCAAATTTAGGGGAAGCCATATGGCTCATGTGTACGACTTCTACAAGCCCGATCTAGCTAGTGAATATCCA GTTGTTGATGGAAAATTGTCGCAAACCTGTTATCTCATGGCAGTTGATTCTTGCTACAAACATTTATGCAGCAA GTATGAGAAGTTTGAAGGGAAGCAGTTCTCCATGAATGATGCTGATTATGTCGTGTTTCATTCTCCATACAACAAG CTTGTGCAAAAAAGCTTTGCCCGATTGATGTACAACGATTTCTTGAGGAATGCCAG TTCTATTAGTGAAGATGCTAAGGAGAAGTTGGCTCCATTCTCTAATCTATCTATAGATGAAAGCTATCAAAGCAGGGATCTTGAAAAG GTATCCCAGCAAATCGCAAAACCCTTATATGAGGAGAAGGTGCAGCCTACCACTTTGGTGCCAAAGCAAATTGGGAACACTTACACAGCATCTATTTACTCGGCGTTTGCTTCCCTTATACATAATAAGAACAGCAAGCTG GCCGGCAAAAGGGTGATAATGTTCTCTTATGGAAGTGGTTTATCAGCTACAATGTTATCACTCCGCCTAAATGAGGGACAAGAGCCTTTCAGCTTGTCTAACATTGCCGCTGTTATGAATGTTGCAGACAAATTGAAGTCGAGGCATGAG TTTGCACCCGAGAAATTTGTCGACACTTTAAAGCTAATGGAGCATAGGTATGGGGCCAAGGACTTTGTAACAAGCAAAGATACCAGCCTTTTGGCTCCGGGTACTTACTATCTAACTGAAGTAGACTCCAAGTACCGAAGATTCTATGCTAAGAAACCCGCAAACAATGCCATCCCAACTCAAAATGGTTCGGTTGCCAACGGTCACTAA
- the LOC141587300 gene encoding bifunctional dTDP-4-dehydrorhamnose 3,5-epimerase/dTDP-4-dehydrorhamnose reductase-like, with protein MSAQNGSDSTQYKFLIYGRTGWIGGLLGKLCEAQGISYHYGSGRLENRASLENDLAEINPTHVFNAAGVTGRPNVDWCESHKVETIRANVVGTLTLADVCREKGLVVINFATGCIFEYDSTHPEGSGIGFLESDTPNFIGSFYSKTKAMVEDLLSNYENVCTLRVRMPISSDLTNPRNFITKIARYEKVVNIPNSMTILDELLPISIEMAKRNLTGIYNFTNPGVVSHNEILEMYKEYINPDFTYKNFTLEEQAKVIIAPRSNNELDTNKLSTEFPELLPIKESLIKYVFGPNKKTVAA; from the exons ATGTCTGCCCAAAACGGTTCCGATTCAACCCAATACAAATTCCTAATCTACGGCCGAACCGGTTGGATCGGCGGTCTACTAGGAAAACTCTGCGAAGCCCAAGGAATCAGCTACCATTACGGTTCAGGCCGATTAGAGAACCGGGCTTCCTTAGAAAACGACTTAGCCGAGATCAACCCGACCCACGTATTCAACGCGGCCGGAGTAACCGGTCGACCCAATGTTGACTGGTGTGAGTCTCATAAGGTTGAAACTATTCGTGCTAATGTTGTCGGTACGTTGACTTTAGCCGATGTTTGCCGTGAAAAGGGTCTTGTAGTTATCAATTTCGCAACCGGGTGCATTTTTGAGTATGATTCGACCCATCCTGAAGGATCCGGTATCGGGTTTTTGGAATCCGATACTCCTAACTTTATTGGCTCTTTTTACTCCAAGACCAAAGCTATg GTGGAGGATCTACTAAGCAACTACGAGAATGTATGCACATTGCGAGTAAGGATGCCAATTTCATCGGATCTAACCAACCCACGAAACTTCATCACCAAGATCGCTCGTTATGAGAAAGTGGTCAACATTCCTAACTCAATGACAATCTTGGATGAACTCCTCCCCATCTCGATCGAGATGGCAAAGAGGAACCTCACCGGTATCTACAACTTCACAAACCCAGGCGTTGTTAGCCACAACGAGATTCTTGAGATGTACAAGGAATACATCAACCCCGACTTCACTTATAAAAATTTTACCCTCGAGGAGCAAGCTAAGGTGATCATTGCTCCCAGAAGTAATAATGAACTCGATACCAACAAATTGAGCACTGAATTCCCAGAGCTTTTACCCATCAAGGAGTCTCTTATCAAGTATGTGTTCGGGCCGAATAAGAAGACAGTTGCAGCCTGA
- the LOC141587301 gene encoding SPX domain-containing membrane protein At4g22990-like, whose protein sequence is MVAFGKKMKERQIQEWQGYYINYKLMKKRVKQYAQQIENKSLDRRQVLKDFSRMLDSQIEKTVLFLLEQQGVLAGRLAKLGEEHNSPENQPDIAKISQLREAYREAGSDLLKLLYFVEINAIGLRKILKKFDKRFGYRFTDYYVKTRANHPYSQLQQVFKHVGIGAVVGAITRNLGDLQERQGSYLSIYDQPSLALQDPVIDSMKCAVDRLSNSTNFLSFMAQHALILHEDILPSPVEEQIDDKRYNFMSLILNLANTFLYMVNTYIIVPTADDYSMSLGAAATVCGIVIGAMAVAQVFSSVYFSAWSNRSYFKPLIFSSIILFVGNTLYALAYDFNSIWILLIGRLFCGLGSARAVNRRYISDCVPLKIRMQASAGFVSASALGMACGPALAGLLQIKFRLFNLTFNQDTLPGWVMAVAWLLYLVWLWFAFVEPAQVEDDVEEVAKAETKQKDAMEKGLKQPLLLTSERNEITSVEKENEDDDDGDVDCDESEEAIEDSRKPVNSIGAAYRLLTPSVKVQLLIYFMLKYAMEILLSESSVITTYYFGWSTSSVAIFLACLGLTVLPVNIVVGSYISNMFQERQILLVSEVVVLIGIVLSFNLFIPYSVPQYVVSGLVMFVSAEVLEGVNLSLLSRVMSSRLSRGTYNGGLLSTEAGTLARVVADATITLIGLMGVRNLLNLTLLPSLLICIGSIIATCCTYNTLY, encoded by the exons ATGGTTGCGTTTgggaaaaagatgaaagaaaggCAGATTCAAGAATGGCAAGG GTATTATATCAACTACAAATTAATGAAAAAAAGAGTCAAACAATATGCTCAACAAATAGAGAATAAATCACTGGATCGCAGACAAGTTCTTAAAGACTTCTCAAGGATGCTGGACAGCCAG ATCGAAAAGACAGTTCTGTTCCTGTTAGAACAACAAGGGGTACTAGCTGGACGGTTAGCCAAACTTGGAGAGGAGCACAATTCTCCTGAAAACCAGCCTGACATAGCCAAAATATCTCAATTACGGGAAGCATATAGAGAAGCTGGGTCGGATCTTTTGAAGCTTTTGTACTTCGTTGAGATCAATGCTATTGGTCTTCGTAAGATTCTCAAGAAGTTTGACAAAAGATTTGGTTATCGTTTTACTGATTACTATGTGAAGACGCGTGCCAATCACCCTTACTCCCAGCTGCAGCAAGTGTTCAAGCATGTG GGAATAGGAGCAGTTGTGGGAGCCATAACTCGCAATTTGGGAGACTTACAGGAGCGTCAAGGAAGTTATTTGTCAATTTATGATCAGCCGTCTCTAGCCCTTCAG GATCCTGTCATCGATTCAATGAAATGCGCTGTAGATAGGTTGAGCAACTCAACAAATTTCCTGTCATTTATGGCACAACATGCACTTATCCTGCATGAGGATATACTGCCTAGTCCAGTTGAGGAGCAGATAGACGATAAAAGATACAATTTCATGTCGCTCATATTGAACTTGGCAAACACATTTTTGTATATGGTCAATACATATATTATCGTACCAACAGCTGATGATTACTCTATGAGTCTTGGTGCTGCTGCAACTGTTTGTGGTATTGTTATTGGAGCGATGGCTGTCGCACAAGTATTCTCTTCAGTGTACTTCAGTGCTTGGTCAAACAGATCATACTTCAAGCCTCTTATTTTCAGCAGCATTATTCTTTTTGTGGGTAACACCTTATATGCACTTGCATATGATTTCAACTCAATATGGATTCTTTTGATTGGTCGATTATTTTGTGG ATTGGGATCAGCCAGAGCAGTGAATCGGAGGTACATTAGTGATTGTGTTCCCCTAAAGATACGAATGCAAGCGTCAGCTGGTTTTGTCAGTGCTAGTGCCCTTGGAATGGCTTGTGGTCCTGCTCTAGCTGGTTTACTCCAAATAAAGTTTAGGCTTTTCAACTTGACCTTCAACCAGGATACTTTGCCTGGTTGGGTTATGGCGGTTGCCTGGCTACTTTATTTAGTTTGGCTATGGTTTGCATTCGTAGAACCTGCACAAGTGGAAGATGACGTTGAAGAAGTGGCTAAAGCAG AAACAAAGCAAAAAGATGCAATGGAGAAAGGTCTTAAGCAACCGTTGCTTTTAACATCAGAGAGAAATGAGATCACTTCAGTAGAAAAGGaaaatgaagatgatgatgatggtgatgtagACTGTGATGAGAGTGAAGAAGCCATAGAAGATTCCCGTAAACCCGTGAATTCGATTGGAGCAGCTTATAGATTACTCACTCCTTCTGTAAAG GTCCAATTGTTGATATATTTCATGCTCAAATACGCAATGGAAATCCTACTGTCAGAATCTAGTGTTATTACAACATACTATTTTGGCTGGTCTACAAGCTCAGTTGCCATTTTTCTTGCTTGCCTTGGTCTGACTGTACTTCCAGTGAATATTGTTGTTGGGAGCTACATCAGTAACATGTTTCAGGAGAG GCAAATTTTACTAGTATCTGAGGTGGTGGTTCTAATAGGAATTGTCTTGAGCTTCAATCTTTTCATTCCATATTCTGTTCCTCAATATGTCGTCTCGGGACTGGTTATGTTCGTCTCTGCTGAAGTTCTAGAAG GAGTAAACTTGTCCCTTCTATCTCGAGTTATGTCATCGAGGCTATCACGAGGAACGTACAATGGTGGATTGCTGTCAACTGAAGCAGGGACTCTAGCGAGAGTGGTTGCAGATGCGACCATCACTTTGATAGGGCTTATGGGTGTACGCAACCTACTGAATTTGACCCTTCTCCCTTCGCTTCTCATATGTATCGGATCCATAATTGCAACCTGTTGCACCTACAACACTCTTTACTGA
- the LOC141587298 gene encoding protein HOTHEAD-like: protein MVNPLIHDFSSSRFILVAVFSFFFGFCASETAPNFSFLRNAATAPPRSYYDYIVIGGGTSGCPLAATLSQNASVLLLERGGAPYGNPNITLLSSFGRPMSDPSPSSPAQRFISEDGVINARARVLGGGSCLNAGFYTRADREHIIASRWDPYLVNESYGWVEDVVAFEPPMKAWQSAVRDGLMEAGVVPYNGFTYEHVSGTKVGGSIFDQDGNRHTAADLLGYANATNIDVLLHATVHKIMFKTKGVDSPQAYGVIFTDETGIQHKAYLSPGPNNEVILAAGALGSPQILMLSGVGPKDHLKAHNITVVLDNSEVGQGMSDNPMNAIYIPSPLPVEVSLIQVVGITNFGSYIEAASGENFGGDVKARDFGMFSPKIGQLSSLPPKQRTPEALAKAIDLMSKLPDIAFQGGFIIEKILGPISTGYLRLQSKNPSDNPAVTFNYFQDPNDLKRCVQGIQTIEKVINSKAFSKFKYQDTSIQALLNLTASTPLNLLPHHSNVTTSLEEYCRDTVMTIWHYHGGCQLMRVVDFNYKVFGTDKLRVIDGSTFYFSPGTNPQATVMMLGRYMGIKLLQKRSSTRN from the exons ATGGTTAATCCACTTATACACGACTTTAGTTCGTCCAGATTCATACTTGTCGCCGTTTTCAGCTTCTTCTTTGGGTTCTGTGCCTCCGAGACAG CTCCAAACTTCAGCTTCCTACGCAACGCAGCCACCGCACCACCACGATCCTACTACGACTACATAGTCATAGGAGGCGGAACCTCCGGTTGTCCCTTAGCAGCCACCCTCTCCCAAAACGCCTCCGTTTTACTCTTGGAGCGAGGCGGTGCACCCTATGGCAATCCAAACATAACCCTCTTATCCTCATTCGGTAGACCCATGTCCGACCCAAGCCCATCATCCCCCGCTCAGAGGTTCATCTCTGAGGACGGGGTCATCAACGCCAGAGCCAGAGTCCTCGGGGGTGGATCCTGTCTGAATGCAGGGTTTTACACCAGGGCCGATAGGGAACACATCATAGCCTCGAGGTGGGACCCATACCTAGTAAACGAGTCATACGGGTGGGTGGAGGACGTGGTGGCGTTTGAGCCGCCGATGAAGGCGTGGCAGTCGGCCGTGAGGGACGGGTTGATGGAGGCCGGGGTGGTGCCATACAATGGGTTTACGTATGAACATGTAAGTGGGACTAAAGTTGGTGGGAGCATATTTGATCAAGATGGTAATAGACATACGGCTGCTGATTTGTTGGGGTACGCTAATGCTACTAATATTGACGTGCTCTTGCATGCTACCGTCCACAAAATCATGTTCAAGACCAAAG GAGTCGATAGCCCACAAGCCTACGGAGTAATATTCACCGACGAAACCGGGATCCAACACAAGGCATACTTAAGTCCAGGGCCAAACAACGAGGTAATATTAGCAGCAGGAGCACTTGGAAGCCCACAAATATTGATGCTAAGTGGAGTTGGCCCAAAAGATCATCTTAAAGCCCATAATATTACCGTTGTGTTGGACAACAGTGAGGTTGGTCAAGGAATGTCAGATAATCCAATGAATGCAATTTACATTCCGTCTCCTTTGCCTGTTGAAGTTTCACTAATTCAAGTGGTTGGTATTACTAACTTTGGAAGTTATATTGAGGCTGCTAGTGGTGAAAACTTTGGTGGTGATGTTAAGGCTAGAGACTTTGGGATGTTCTCTCCTAAG ATAGGACAACTTTCATCATTACCACCGAAGCAAAGAACACCAGAGGCCCTAGCAAAGGCGATAGACCTAATGTCCAAGCTACCGGACATAGCCTTCCAGGGCGGCTTCATAATCGAGAAAATCTTGGGTCCAATCTCAACGGGTTACCTACGACTCCAATCCAAGAACCCGAGTGACAACCCGGCGGTAACATTCAATTACTTTCAAGACCCAAATGACCTAAAGAGGTGTGTCCAAGGGATCCAAACCATAGAGAAAGTAATAAACTCCAAAGCATTTTCAAAGTTTAAGTACCAAGACACTTCAATTCAAGCACTTCTCAATTTAACGGCTAGTACACCCTTAAACTTGTTACCACACCATTCTAATGTGACAACTTCCTTGGAGGAATATTGTAGGGACACTGTCATGACTATATGGCATTACCATGGTGGTTGTCAACTTATGCGTGTCGTCGACTTTAATTATAAGGTCTTTGGTACCGATAAATTGAGGGTTATTGATGGCTCTACGTTTTACTTCTCTCCCGGGACTAATCCTCAAGCCACTGTTATGATGCTTGGAAG GTACATGGGAATAAAGCTGCTCCAGAAAAGATCATCAACAAGAAATTAA